The DNA sequence CTGTTACTCACATGATTGGACGTGTCAAATGGATGCCTCTCCTTGTGCTTAGTTCCAAGCTTTGTCCCTCTGGTATTGAAGGCACTTTCTTTGCTTTGCTTATGTCAATTGATAATGTGGGGATGCTTTCATCATCTTGGGCAGGAGGCCTTCTACTTCATGTCTTGGAGGTTACTAGAACTCAATTTGACAACCTTTGGTTGTCCATTTTGATCCGGAGCATGTTTAGAATCATTCCACTTGGGCTGTTATTTCTGGTGCCCAGAAGTGATCCCAACTCATCAATCCTTCCAACTGAGATGCTGAGGACCAAAAAGGGTGATGATATACCTGAATCTGATAACATCGAAATGGCACCTCTTGTTAATGGCACTTGACTAGAATTTCAGGTGTCTTTAGATGCATCTTCAAGTAAGATTGACTTCTGACTGAAACTAGAGCCTGAAAATGAGTTTTATTGGTTCTCCCCTCGTCTGCTACCTCTAACTATGAGCAAGTTCCATCAAGTTGACTGGAAATAACTCAGGATATACCTTGAAAAAGCTgaaacccaaaaataataaGAGGGTAAAGTGATGTCTTTTTGTGCTTATTGCCCGTTGTAATTTCTTCTTCAAGCGGAGGGAAATGTACGTCTGGGAGTCATTAGAACTCTTTCTTTTAGTTGCTTTGCTACACTCCCTCAATGGGAAAAAGTTATTATATCAACATCTGATAAGTTGGAGAACGATTGAGACTTTCCAGCCGTTGTGGCTTTTGTTCTCAGCTTCAGTTTTTCTCAGCAATGAAACTCGTTTGAAGCTGGAGTGCAGACATCAGAGtggcatttttttattattcatgaaAGAATGGTGGCTCCAAGTTCCAACTTCTGCAGGTAGGCCTGTCCATGTTTGCCTGGTGTACTAGTTTGGAATTCTTACATATACCACTTTTGTTGTAAAACACTGCCTAGATGATTAGCACTAAATCTGTTCTAAATCAAGCAAAATAAGATTCCATACCTTTTCCCTGAATATTTGTTTTTCGTTCTTCGCCTCATGTATGGAGTGTTTTTTACCTAAGTTTTGTTTGATATCTGAGAAAACGGTAGAAAATAGATTAAATTCTAGATCCCTTCAAAAACAGACAGCATAAGTGCATGAGACTTGATTAGTCACATCGACTTTTGTTTGCATATTTCCTTGTAGACTCGTATTCTGAAACATATTTGACAGTAATAAATATGCAATTCATCCCTTTTTTCCTTCAGCACAGTAGATGTAAGATTATTACACTTCAAAGCACTGAAAATCACAAATTGCATTTAAATATCATATACCTTCCCCAATGGATAGTTGATGGTCATAAGTGCATATGCGACGGAGACATCTGCCTAGAAGATGTTATAGCCAACAAGTCACTTGGCTTGCTTCATAGATAATAGTATATTCACAACCACACACATCCCTTCTTTTCATTCGAAACTACAAGTCTCTAGTGCAAATCCAACCTTTGTCTCCTTTGTATCGTATATAACCCTTAGGTTTTTCTGCTGGTAATTCCCCAAAATTGCAACTTCATCTTGGTATTCCAGACTAGCAAGAGCCAAACATACCTGAGAAGCATCAGACTTCACAAAATAGAAGACCCCAGTTACATCTACAGTCAGCTCAGCATTACCTTCAAAGTGCATTTTTATTGTAGGAATGTCAACTTCTTGATATGCACTTAGATTGAAGCAAGTGTCCAAGATTGAGAAAGCCGGTGCTGGAGGAAACCCAGTGAACTGTTTCAGAAACTCGGCCTTCAGAGCCTTGTAAATTGTAGGAGGAAGCCTTGTGATAACCGTGCCTGAATCAACTAGAATTCGGCTGGGACCAACACTTGGAGCCTGTAGGGCTACTCCACCAATGCTAATTCCTGTAAGGTTGATGAAATAGAAGTTGTAGAGCTGTGGATTCTCTATCATTTTAGCATAGGAAATGGGACTGGAGTTCCTGTACACCGAAGAATTGCCACCAAGAATCAGTGAACCTGAGCCCTTTCTTTCAGTAGAAGGTAAACAGTAGGAGAAGACTCCTCCAAATATACCAGAAGTTTGAGAAATCAATGAGAGATCGCTCCTTCCCAGGCCCATCAGACCCGAAACTCCCCCAAAGAGACCTTTATTGTTCCGGCCACAGCCAAATATAAAATCTTTCACAAGAATGGTTCCAAATTTGAGTTTCTCATGACCAAGCTCACCGCGAGTAAAGGACCCATCACCATAGTTAATGGCATAGTTACAAATAGGTGCAGCACTCCCACATACTCCTGAATTTCCTGTAGCGAATTGCAGAGACTGACAAGCCGATGCATTGCATAAAATTGGTTGGTAGGATGGAGATGTTGATGGTTTGAATACGGGGTCATGTTGATTATAACATGAATCACAAGGCTGGCATTGAACCCATGTCAAATCACTCCCCGTGTCCACAATCACTGTCATTTTCCGAGCACCCAATTCCACTGTAACAATATAGTTTAGGGTTTCAAGTTCTATACCTGAAGTTACTGGAATTTGAGCGTTTGAAACATCCTCAGTGTTGCTTGGAACTGTTCTTTTGATTCTGGATTGTAGTGACTTCACTCTTTCAGCATCCATTGTTAACCTTTTCTGCAGCTTCTCGTTCCAGTCCCTGGTCACTCCAGAACAATGGTCCCGGTGCTTCATTTCCAATATGGTAGCACCCATCTCTCTCCCTAAAAGCTCAAAACTCATTAGAACTTAGTCATGTTGATCACATACCAAAACATGAATTCGAAACAAAACATTTGCATACATTTTCTGAAACCCATTAAGCTAGTATAGAAGAAACAGAGAAGCAGGCATTGAGTAGATAAAGATAACACAACAGCTGATTTCCATGTTCAATGACCCCAAAACAGTAAGTTTCCCCCAAAAAACCTGAAAAGAAACATCATCAATTGAAGTTGAAACCTAGACCCTTTAAGCTTTAAAGGACAAAAACAGAACCATACAAAGTAGAAGGCTAGGAAACCTATCATTGTCTCCCATAAAGGATGAAACCATGCATTACAGAACACAGATCCCAGACTGTAGAGTTAAAAAATGCAAAGACACCCTCCTAGGCAACTACTTCATCATCGTTATCACTCACTTGATTTCTGAGAGAAGCAGCTGGTATCGGTGCTCTGCAGCTTGGGCTGAACCTTCTGCAGGCTGAGGACCCTCTTCTCTTCCAAACAGACAACCCCATTTCCAAGACTGAGCAAAAGAAGCGAGAGAAGAATGAATGGGACAGAGGGTGTTGGGTCTACCATTGTTGAAGATGAAGAGTTGCAGAGAGGGAGGGAAAGTCTCTgtgtatatatgtgtgtgtgtggagAGAGATTCTTAGGAGTTGGAGTTTGGCATGAGAACAAAAGAAGAAGGGCTGGCTTGAGGACCCACTGGTGCATGAGAAATTATTGGGGTTTCACGTGCAGATACTTGGAAAAAAAAGGGTCTTATGTCTTGTGGGTGGGCTGAGGAAGAAGTAGATTTTCAGCCATTTAATTGGTTTGTTGAGGTTCCCTCTGAGATAAGGGACCAACCCTCCATTCACTGCACCAACTGTTTCAACTCCCACACCTTTTgaaatttcctttcttttttgtttcccaTGCCTGCTTCCCTTGTGTTCATACAATGTGCCCACCGACTGAAAATATCCACATCACTGTTGTCCTTTCCCTCCACCTTCTATCTCATTCATCTTCTTGATAAACGCTTGCCAGTTGTGACTTTCTGCGAATGGTTTCTTTGAAAGGATTTGAATGAACATGAACCttcatgcaaaacaaaaaattctaaaagaatCTCATTCGAACTTTATTGAAATGAGTGTTTGCCCTTTCGGTGTTAGGATTTTATGTCAACAATCAGTATAATGGGAAGTGATAGGCAATCTGTTTGATGTAATTGTTGAAAAGATTTTACTCATTggaaattatatgaaaaaaaaaattaaatgtaaaatttttgGATAAGTTTCTTTTAATAGAAGCTCATTCTTGTTGTAATTGAACGAGTAATAACTTTATAAGTTAAACTTTgtgggtgtttgataaaccaacttaataggttaaagtgacttaataatttaatttaagttattaagtaaattaagtatatttaacaaataacttaatagtatgacttaaaagacaaaaataactttaagtaacaagtaaaaataattcatttatttttaaatttaaatatttgattttacattCAATGATCTCTTTTGTTGTTCCACAACGTTGATTGTAACTCAATCTCCTTTAGCCTAATTATAATTTgtgaggataaatatattaatttgatgatttagaataaattttaagttaattttatcaaacaactttaatacttaaaataagaattaagtactaatttttaaatcaacaatttaagtataatttaacttaaagttaactgaagtcattaagtaataagtattaagttttaccaaacgcCCTCTTAGTGTAAATGATCTTTTCATTATTATAAGGATAGGTGATATAGTTGATTCGTTTGATCCAATTGTAATTTTTAGTGAAATggttataaattaaattttaaaattttcttgtaaagGAATATAATTCCCAAATGAATTGAAATGCGATGAAAAGTTGTTTTATagttggaaatatttttaagataataagaAGAAAGTTTTCTCTCGAGTTTAAGAAAACTTGATTTAGTTCTTGTGATAAAACAATCGGTTCATGTGAACATGatctatttattaaacaagCTAATTAAGATTAAGTTAAGCTCTATTTCAACTTGACATTCGTGGTCTATTAAATTCCATAAATTATGACTTATTTGACACCAATTTATTCTTTTGATCCCTTGAAGTCctacaaattataatttaacttattttgtCAATTATATGATAAAGTCAATATCATAAATCATTAATGGTACACCATTGGATATCATATATAAGTTAAATGCAAGTGGTATCAATAAGACAATAACGGAATGAATCATAACCAAATTAaggtttttaattgaaaatgaactattcaagaaattattaaaacaaggaaaatcaacattattacaagataaatatgtttaaatattCATCAATTTACTAATTTGTACCATATTCTGGCTAACgcataaaagcaaaaaaaaaaaaaaaaaaaaaaacgctaaTAAGATTACATCatagtaaagagaaaaaatgataattcTTTTTAAGTCGACCAAGGTGAGTTTTAGGTTAatcacaaataaattataataataataatttttttggtggTAAGACATATGTCCTAGATGATGCATTGAAGTTCAAGAAAAACTCAAATCAAGTGGGGTTGTGGGCCAAGATTGGGCAAGTTGTGTTCCCAAAAGTCTTTATAAGGTGTCTTTATGTTGACAAGTTGAGAATTGTTTAAAGCTTTTGGTAATGGCATGTGGGCTCTCATGGGTAGTTTTTTATCCATTTCTGTCCACTTCTACCTACTATTGCCCTGTCATTATATagatttatgttttcaaataaaacataaaaaattgcCATTACCGTCACCTTTTCATCATCTATACTACATATTAAACTCCTATGGGATTCTCCTCTATCACGTCTCTCAAAACCACTTGCACAATTAgaaccatttattttattagtaccatactaaaatttgaatacaatcaaagtacaaaaaaaaattaatcatttataaGGTATAAAGTAACGACATCCAAATCTTGTACCATAAATTATCCCTTTATTTGATGATGAATAGTTTCGTGATTCATTGAATAGAACTGTCAAAAAAGCATATTGAAAAAGcttatccaaaattttcttcacGGGTCTTTCTTGTGATaagtataaataatttatttccttttccaaTATACCTCCATCCCAAGAAGCTATATTTTTGTTTCCTAgagataaaaattgtttttacatCCATCTACTTCAAGTTTCTATCATATATTGCCACCAATGAcaggaaaattttaattgaggAGTGCCTAACAACAGGTaagaaaaattcattaaaatctACTCCTTTCTATATACAACACTTggtgtggaccctcacccgatccaccgaCCGGCGCGACTCGCTATTTTAAAGGTGAAATTCAAAGCTGGttttcgagttttgaaaaattcgtTCCAGTGAGGAACAtttttgtttggagtcgccacttactttttatttttatttttaaatggggaaaatttaagtaagaacaaaaaccctaaCATGACTCCAGTCAGGAAaaagcggtctgcgaaaactagattctagGTCCGGgaatcaggttacttatcgggaaggtacctcatgcgaggtagcccCTTTTAGGCCCGGAACTCagtctctactaatgaactgggtatatgggagcatatgggtcaaatatcaaacaaaccttGGGCTAAACAAATAATATGAATCACGTAGACCCGCTTAGTATTTAGCATGCACATACACTCAACAAGTTAAAATCAGAGTGCATACCTGAGGTCCCCTGCCAAGCGCTGCATAAGAGGTTAGTCAATAAGCTCAAATgcacaacaaatatacatagcaATCATGCATCAAGCATTCATGTGAATTTCATCATCCAAAGTCGAAGTGCATACCTATGGTCCCTAGCCATGCGCTGCAAGGAAAAGGTGAGGCAAGTAATACAAGCATACAACATGCATTTtcaatcaaacatcaaatctcATACCCAAAAGGGAGGGAAACAGGtcgaaatgaaataaatggtttgctttcttttgcacACATTCCTCTAAATTCCATCAAACCAAACCATGCTCGCTTAACCCACATTCTTCCCATCCATGAAGTGGGCTCACATGAAATCTAACCAAACCGAACTCTGACCCTAAAGGTGGCCCACAAGTGCCTTGGAGCCAAAGGGTTCAAGCCACAACAAAAATGGGGGTCAAACATGCTAAAACGGGGGCTACCTAGCAGAacctgttgaaccggttcccaactggttcaactgattgagaaaaattctgaaactttACCAGCAAATTTctcgaagaataaggaatccaacaaaaaaaatggcGCTCAATTCCAAGcctggatgagggagaaccggccGAAACAATGCAATGTGTTTATAAAACAGGGCTGCCTAACAGAACCTGTTGAACCGATTCCCAACCAATTCAAtcgattgagaaaaattctaaaactttACCAGCAGATTCctcgaagaataaggaatccaaaaaaaaaaaaaaacgctcAATTATGAGCCCAAATGAGGGAGAACCGGCCGAAACAATGCAATGTGTTTATAAAATGAGGCTGCTTAGCAGAGCCTGTTGAATCGATTCCCAACCAAttcaaccgattgagaaaaattctgaaactttACCAACAGATTCTTGGAAaaataaggaatccaacaaaaaaaaacgaCGCTCAATTCTGggcccggatgagggagaactaGCCGAAACAATGCAATGTGTTTATAAAATGGGGCTACCTAGCAGAACCTGTTGAATTGGTTCCCAACAGGTTCAactgattgagaaaaattctaaaactttACCAGCAGATTCctcgaagaataaggaatccaaaaaaaaaaaaagaatggcgCTCAATTTCAAGCTCGAATGAGGAAGAATCGACCAAAACAATGCAACATGTTCCTTGTGGAAGGCCAAACCCAAGCC is a window from the Vitis riparia cultivar Riparia Gloire de Montpellier isolate 1030 chromosome 9, EGFV_Vit.rip_1.0, whole genome shotgun sequence genome containing:
- the LOC117921997 gene encoding aspartyl protease family protein At5g10770, with the protein product MVDPTPSVPFILLSLLLLSLGNGVVCLEEKRVLSLQKVQPKLQSTDTSCFSQKSRREMGATILEMKHRDHCSGVTRDWNEKLQKRLTMDAERVKSLQSRIKRTVPSNTEDVSNAQIPVTSGIELETLNYIVTVELGARKMTVIVDTGSDLTWVQCQPCDSCYNQHDPVFKPSTSPSYQPILCNASACQSLQFATGNSGVCGSAAPICNYAINYGDGSFTRGELGHEKLKFGTILVKDFIFGCGRNNKGLFGGVSGLMGLGRSDLSLISQTSGIFGGVFSYCLPSTERKGSGSLILGGNSSVYRNSSPISYAKMIENPQLYNFYFINLTGISIGGVALQAPSVGPSRILVDSGTVITRLPPTIYKALKAEFLKQFTGFPPAPAFSILDTCFNLSAYQEVDIPTIKMHFEGNAELTVDVTGVFYFVKSDASQVCLALASLEYQDEVAILGNYQQKNLRVIYDTKETKVGFALETCSFE